A genomic window from Aricia agestis chromosome 8, ilAriAges1.1, whole genome shotgun sequence includes:
- the LOC121729493 gene encoding gustatory receptor for sugar taste 64f-like, giving the protein MAIAIEVKEGIKHSDLYRELEFVNVLPRIKQKKESFLKRLQAQAEARKSAQSSDQKPFYHIPKWIQMSKQVYSTQAQVFQASMRLMVICGQCVGLLPFVGVLEKDVDKIRYNRRSFRYVYSCGMCLAQSAALALSLYQLLRNSISVNKIVEHGLSIISTISDISDCYPPDHDHYRLFVEQSFPWLFKLGVTYNILLGIILPALNVLSTIIWSFSHLFIICISYFLSSILEQINKKIKANEGQYLPSTYWRDLREQYSGATRLVRAFDDVINNIVFASFASNLFFVCLRLYHILAFGIGLDKNEATVVISEYCPFYPTGIFGGHETLVYLLFSLAFVVLRFLAVSLVAARVHAASLVPAHSLYHVPSAAYCTEVERFIEQVHGDMVALSGLNFFYVTKELVLSVAGTIVTYELVLLQFNG; this is encoded by the exons ATGGCTATCGCCATTGAAGTTAAGGAGGGAATaaaac ATTCCGACCTCTACAGGGAGTTGGAATTCGTCAATGTATTACCGAG GATAAAGCAGAAGAAGGAGTCCTTCCTCAAGCGATTGCAAGCGCAGGCCGAGGC AAGAAAATCAGCACAAAGCAGCGATCAAAAACCGTTCTACCACATCCCAAAAT GGATCCAGATGTCAAAACAGGTGTACAGCACACAAGCCCAGGTGTTCCAGGCGTCAATGCGGCTGATGGTGATCTGCGGACAGTGTGTGGGCCTGCTGCCGTTTGTGGGAGTCCTTGAGAAGGACGTGGATAAAATCag GTACAACAGACGCAGCTTCAGATATGTCTACAGCTGCGGTATGTGCTTGGCGCAGTCTGCCGCGCTGGCGCTCTCTCTGTACCAGCTGCTACGGAACTCCATATCTGTTAACAAGATTG TGGAGCACGGGCTGTCTATAATATCGACGATATCCGACATATCGGACTGCTACCCGCCCGATCATGACCACTACAGATTGTTTGTGGAGCAATCCTTCCCCTGGTTGTTCAAGCTTGGAGTCACCTATAATATACTACTAGGAATTATATTGCCG GCACTAAATGTACTGTCAACAATAATTTGGAGCTTCTCACACCTGTTTATCATCTGCATCAGTTACTTTCTATCATCTATCCTGGaacaaatcaacaaaaaaataaaagctaACGAAGGCCAA TATCTGCCGTCCACCTACTGGCGCGACCTTCGAGAGCAGTACAGCGGTGCCACGCGATTGGTCCGTGCGTTTGATGACGTCATCAACAATATCGTCTTCGCCTCCTTCGCCAGCAACCTCTTCTTCGTCTGCTTGAGGCTGTATCACATACTGGC ATTCGGGATCGGATTGGATAAAAACGAGGCGACAGTAGTGATCAGTGAATACTGTCCATTCTATCCTACCGG AATATTCGGCGGACACGAAACCCTGGTATACCTGTTGTTCTCCCTGGCGTTTGTGGTGCTGCGCTTTTTGGCAGTGTCGCTAGTGGCAGCGCGGGTCCATGCTGCATCACTGGTGCCCGCGCACAGCCTGTACCATGTGCCGTCGGCGGCGTACTGCACTGAG GTGGAGCGGTTTATCGAGCAAGTTCACGGCGACATGGTCGCTCTCAGCGGTCTCAACTTCTTCTACGTCACTAAAGAACTTGTTCTATCC GTAGCCGGTACGATAGTGACATACGAATTGGTGTTGTTACAGTTCAACGGGTag